One part of the Prunus persica cultivar Lovell chromosome G5, Prunus_persica_NCBIv2, whole genome shotgun sequence genome encodes these proteins:
- the LOC18776838 gene encoding kinesin-like protein KIN-14J: MNTQSESHKDENGGSKSHKDENGGSKSHKDDKGGFEIINGTRGENAELVESFGSTIEGNQILSLVEWLNFIVPYLRLPLDASEEELRACLIDGTVLCRILNKLCPGSVELGGSSDPGFANITRFLAAVDELGFPRFELLDLEQGSMVPVLHCLSALKASFDFGFWGENTKNQTKTENYLLEVESLKGIDRSRGDVSTCGQQSTQNREDTGGNIIDSTSQVTDPSAALVHHIGQQLKQGTLVDLSSAKILESIKSTSLDNASTRSLFNVGNRILDDSIDRNNGDVPNRVAYILRKVMQVIEQRFANQAVNLRIQNNIYKAREEKFLLKIKVLETLASGTTEENEVVLKLLQSMKIEKFDIEEKKKLEEQDAVRLKEEKDRRDKEISTLKQELEMAKSRHESHSLKLEANAKEAKLQLERRLKELECVLTDSNKNQKELEASLESESWRWKEKEHTYQSFLTNQFEALKELNAALESTRHEILMTKTSYSAEFNYLGVKLKGLTDAAEKYHVVLDENRKLYNEVQDLKGNIRVYCRIRPFLPGQSQKQTTVEYVGENGDIVVANPSKQGKDSRRLFKFNKVFGPAATQEEVFLDTQPLIRSVLDGYNVCIFAYGQTGSGKTYTMSGPSVSSTDDWGVNYRALNDLFQISQSRESSIAYEVGVQMVEIYNEQVRDLLSSESPQKRLGIWNTTLPNGLAVPDASMHPVNSTADVLKLMNIGLMNRAVGATALNERSSRSHSVLTVHVRGVDLKTDTALRGSLHLVDLAGSERVDRSEATGDRLREAQHINKSLSALGDVIFALAQKNSHVPYRNSKLTQVLQSSLGGQAKTLMFVQLNPEVQSFSETISTLKFAERVSGVELGAARSNREGRYVRELMEQVASFRDTIAKKDEEIERLLKANSNGVHRGMNSLRYGSSSPRRHSIGTPRQSQRMPGGKGSGLEHSDKHSESSSQQSTDDSRHHREDSPQSKHGGETKHSEASSQQSIDNFRDNKEHSPRSKHGGEAKHSEASSEQSIDDFRHHKDRSAQPKHYEASSEQSIDDFRHHNEHSAQPKHGGEASQNFTEDFELLGFGEEDSGERLSDISDGDLSMGTETEGSMASLVEFTLFPEVTKPTESTKAGNTKVQKTQAENTRGEKTPSQRTVRFAPSKLPKPSPRLVETKATRTSLIKSSSKVLSSPWKSTDGSSSSVKPGKRWH; encoded by the exons GGAGGGAGTTCGGACCCTGGTTTTGCAAATATCACAAGGTTTCTGGCAGCTGTGGATGAATTAGGATTCCCCCGCTTTGAACTGTTAGACCTAGAGCAG GGTTCTATGGTGCCAGTTTTGCATTGCCTTAGTGCACTTAAAgcttcttttgattttggtttctggGGAGAGAACACTAAAAATCAGACAAAGAcagaaaattatttattagagGTAGAATCTTTAAAGGGGATTGATCGTTCCCGAGGGGATGTCTCGACATGTGGACAACAATCTACTCAAAATAGAGAAGATACTGGAGGAAATATTATTGATTCAACATCTCAAGTGACAG ATCCATCAGCTGCGCTAGTACATCATATTGGACAGCAATTGAAGCAGGGGACTCTTGTTGATCTCTCTAGTGCTAAGATTTTGGAGTCAATCAAATCGACCAGTTTAGAT AATGCATCTACTAGATCACTTTTCAATGTTGGGAATAGGATTTTGGATGACAGCATTGACAGAAACAATGGTGATGTACCTAAT CGTGTAGCGTATATTCTGAGAAAAGTCATGCAAGTGATTGAGCAACGATTTGCAAATCAAGCAGTGAACCTGAGAATT caaaacaatatatataaggCCCGCGAGGAGAAGTTtctattgaaaataaaagtacTTGAAACCCTCGCATCAGGGACTACCGAAGAAAATGAG GTTGTTCTGAAACTGCTTCAGAGTATGAAG ATTGAGAAGTTTGATatagaggagaagaaaaaacttgAGGAGCAGGATGCAGTGCGAttaaaggaagagaaggatcGCAGGGATAAAGAGATTTCAACACTGAAACAAGAACTAGAAATGGCCAAAAGCAGGCATGAAAGTCATTCCCTGAAGTTAGAGGCAAATGCAAAAGAAGCTAAACTTCAATTGGAAAGGAGGTTAAAAGAACTCGAGTGCGTACTAACAGATTCAAATAAGAACCAGAAAGAACTAGAGGCATCTTTGGAATCTGAATCATGGAgatggaaagagaaagaacacacTTACCAAAGTTTTTTAACTAACCAATTTGAAGCTTTGAAG GAATTAAATGCTGCTTTGGAGTCCACAAGACATGAAATCTTGATGACAAAAACAAGTTACTCTGCAGAATTTAATTACTTGG GCGTGAAGCTGAAAGGACTAACAGATGCTGCTGAAAAGTATCATGTTGTTCTTGATGAAAATCGGAAATTGTATAATGAGGTTCAGGATTTGAAAG GTAATATTAGAGTGTACTGTCGAATAAGACCATTCCTTCCGGGGCAAAGTCAGAAGCAAACCACTGTAGAGTATGTTGGTGAAAATGGTGATATAGTTGTTGCAAATCCCTCTAAACAAGGAAAAGACAGCCGCAGGCtatttaaatttaacaaaGTATTTGGTCCTGCAGCTACACAAG AGGAGGTATTTTTGGACACCCAACCATTGATTCGTTCTGTGCTAGACGGGTACAATGTTTGTATATTTGCCTACGGTCAAACTGGTTCAGGAAAGACGTATACAATG AGTGGGCCTAGTGTATCATCAACAGATGACTGGGGTGTCAACTATCGAGCACTGAATGATCTTTTCCAAATATCTCAGAGCAGGGAAAGCTCCATAGCGTATGAAGTTGGCGTTCAAATGGTTGAGATATACAATGAACAAGTTCGCGATCTACTCTCAAGTGAGAGTCCTCAAAAAAG ACTTGGGATTTGGAATACTACCCTTCCAAATGGGTTAGCTGTCCCTGATGCAAGCATGCATCCTGTTAACTCAACTGCAGATGTCCTAAAGTTAATGAATATTGGGTTGATGAATCGGGCAGTCGGTGCCACTGCCCTAAATGAAAGAAGCAGCAGATCTCATAG TGTTCTGACTGTTCATGTTCGCGGTGTGGACTTGAAGACTGACACTGCACTGCGTGGTAGTCTACATCTTGTGGATCTTGCTGGCAGTGAACGAGTGGATCGCTCTGAAGCTACTGGGGATAGGCTTAGGGAGGCACAGCATATAAACAAATCACTGTCTGCTCTTGGGGATgtaatttttgctcttgcacaAAAGAATTCGCATGTACCATATAGAAATAGCAAATTAACTCAAGTGCTTCAGAGTTCTTTAG GTGGTCAAGCAAAAACTCTCATGTTTGTACAGCTGAATCCCGAAGTtcaatcattttctgaaactatAAGTACACTGAAGTTTGCAGAGAGGGTTTCTGGCGTCGAACTGGGTGCTGCACGGAGCAACAGAGAGGGAAGATATGTAAGAGAACTTATGGAACAG GTGGCATCCTTCAGGGACACAATTGCTAAGAAAGATGAGGAGATTGAGCGATTGCTCAAAGCCAATAGTAATGGGGTACACCGTGGCATGAACTCACTAAGATATGGGTCTTCCTCTCCAAGAAGACATTCAATTGGGACGCCTCGACAGAGCCAAAGAATGCCAGGTGGAAAAGGCTCAGGCTTGGAGCATAGCGATAAGCATTCTGAATCCAGTTCTCAGCAGTCAACAGATGACTCTAGACATCATAGGGAAGACTCACCTCAGTCAAAGCATGGAGGTGAGACAAAGCATTCTGAAGCTAGTTCTCAGCAGTCAATAGATAACTTTAGAGATAATAAGGAACATTCACCCCGGTCAAAGCATGGAGGGGAGGCAAAGCATTCTGAAGCTAGTTCTGAGCAGTCAATAGATGACTTTAGACATCATAAGGACCGTTCGGCTCAACCGAAGCATTATGAAGCTAGTTCTGAGCAGTCAATCGATGACTTTAGACATCATAATGAACATTCGGCTCAACCAAAGCATGGAGGTGAGGCAAGTCAAAACTTTACTGAAGACTTTGAGCTCTTGGGCTTTGGCGAGGAAGATTCTGGGGAGAGATTAAGCGACATATCTGATGGTGATCTTTCAATGGGAACAGAAACCGAGGGTTCAATGGCCAGTCTTGTGGAGTTCACTCTTTTCCCTGAAGTTACAAAACCAACAGAAAGTACAAAAGCTGGAAATACAAAAGTCCAGAAAACTCAAGCTGAGAATACACGAGGCGAGAAGACACCTTCCCAGCGCACAGTAAG GTTTGCGCCATCTAAACTTCCAAAGCCATCACCTAGGTTGGTGGAAACAAAAGCTACTCGGACATCATTGATCAAAAGTTCCTCGAAGGTTTTGTCAA GTCCTTGGAAATCTACCGATGGCAGCAGCTCATCAGTGAAGCCTGGCAAACGCTGGCATTAA